The following are encoded together in the Bacillus sp. NP157 genome:
- a CDS encoding VOC family protein: MKRVTGIGGIFFKAKDAPALREWYKKHLGIDVQAWGGAAFSWAGDDGTPTGGSTIWSLSSSEEPHFGPGTAPFMINYRVADVHGLVKVLREEGCNVLDKVDDSEYGKFAWVIDPEGNKVELWEPPEGQ; encoded by the coding sequence ATGAAGCGCGTGACAGGCATTGGCGGCATCTTCTTCAAGGCGAAGGACGCTCCGGCGCTTCGCGAGTGGTACAAGAAGCACCTCGGGATCGATGTCCAGGCGTGGGGCGGCGCGGCCTTTTCCTGGGCTGGCGATGACGGCACCCCGACGGGCGGTTCGACCATCTGGTCGCTGTCCTCGTCAGAAGAGCCGCACTTCGGTCCTGGCACCGCCCCCTTCATGATCAATTACCGGGTCGCCGACGTGCATGGCCTGGTCAAGGTCCTGCGCGAGGAAGGCTGCAACGTGCTGGATAAGGTCGATGACTCCGAATACGGCAAGTTCGCCTGGGTGATCGATCCGGAGGGGAACAAGGTCGAATTGTGGGAGCCGCCCGAGGGGCAATAA
- a CDS encoding LysR family transcriptional regulator ArgP, whose product MDLLHPQLAAFAAVIEEGSFEAAAHRLAVTPSAVSQRIKALEDRLGQVLVVRQSPCKPTSAGERLLLRLRPMQALEAEAMAEFLPAEARRAEARSIAIAVNDDSLHTWVLTALAALHERQGYVFDVRVDDQDHTLDHLREGAVLGAITAERKPLQGCNVYPLGRMRYHAIASPGFARRHFPHGMDATSLGSAPLLVFNRKDELQWRFIRRITRARLSPPVHYLPTSTGFVEAAALGLGWCLAPDLLVQPAMASGKVVMIDAGRTLDVPLYWQCASVRSSTLQQVSKALGEAAGVALHVAD is encoded by the coding sequence ATGGACCTCCTGCACCCCCAGCTGGCCGCCTTCGCGGCGGTGATCGAAGAGGGCAGCTTCGAGGCGGCCGCGCATCGCCTTGCGGTGACGCCATCGGCCGTCTCCCAGCGGATCAAGGCCCTGGAGGACCGGCTGGGGCAGGTGCTGGTGGTCCGCCAGAGCCCCTGCAAGCCCACGTCGGCGGGCGAGCGCCTGTTGCTTCGCCTGCGCCCGATGCAGGCGCTCGAAGCCGAGGCCATGGCGGAGTTCTTGCCCGCCGAAGCGCGTCGCGCCGAGGCACGGTCGATCGCCATCGCCGTCAATGACGACTCCCTGCATACGTGGGTCCTTACCGCACTGGCGGCCCTGCATGAGCGCCAAGGCTATGTCTTCGACGTGCGTGTGGACGACCAGGACCATACCCTGGACCACCTGCGCGAAGGCGCCGTGCTGGGTGCCATCACGGCGGAGCGGAAGCCCCTGCAGGGTTGCAACGTCTACCCACTCGGTCGCATGCGCTACCACGCCATCGCGTCGCCCGGCTTCGCCCGTCGACATTTCCCGCATGGCATGGACGCCACCTCGTTAGGCAGCGCGCCGCTACTCGTCTTCAATCGCAAGGACGAACTGCAGTGGCGCTTCATCCGCCGGATCACCCGTGCAAGGCTGTCGCCACCGGTGCACTACCTGCCGACCTCGACCGGCTTTGTCGAAGCGGCGGCGCTTGGACTGGGCTGGTGCCTTGCGCCTGATCTGCTCGTCCAGCCCGCGATGGCATCCGGTAAGGTCGTGATGATCGACGCGGGGCGGACGCTCGACGTGCCCTTGTACTGGCAGTGCGCCAGCGTGCGGTCGAGCACGTTGCAGCAGGTCAGCAAGGCATTGGGGGAGGCGGCGGGTGTTGCGTTGCATGTCGCGGACTAA
- a CDS encoding LysE/ArgO family amino acid transporter, which translates to MLITTAFAGFAASAGLIMAIGAQNAFVLRQGLMRMHVGLVVAICAVSDLLLILLGVAGIGALVEHAPWMLQALRFAGIAFLGVYAVMAALRAWRGGGGLAPAGTDKGVWYKAVLACLAFTFLNPHVYLDTMILLGSLSTGYPGDLRWVFAAGACSASIVWFLALGYGARLLTPVFRNPTAWRVMDGAVALFMLALCVLLWTRPLT; encoded by the coding sequence ATGCTCATCACCACCGCTTTCGCCGGCTTCGCGGCTAGCGCCGGCCTCATCATGGCCATCGGCGCACAAAATGCATTCGTGCTCAGGCAGGGCCTCATGCGCATGCACGTAGGCCTGGTCGTCGCCATCTGTGCCGTGAGCGACCTGCTGCTGATCCTGCTGGGCGTCGCCGGCATCGGTGCGCTGGTCGAGCATGCGCCATGGATGCTGCAGGCCCTGCGCTTCGCCGGCATCGCCTTCCTCGGCGTGTACGCGGTGATGGCCGCGCTGCGTGCATGGCGTGGCGGCGGTGGGCTGGCCCCGGCCGGTACCGACAAGGGCGTCTGGTACAAGGCCGTCCTTGCCTGCCTGGCCTTCACCTTCCTCAATCCGCATGTCTACCTGGACACGATGATCCTGCTCGGCAGCCTCTCCACGGGCTACCCCGGCGACCTGCGCTGGGTGTTCGCCGCGGGGGCGTGTTCGGCAAGCATCGTCTGGTTCCTTGCGCTCGGCTACGGCGCGCGGCTGCTCACCCCGGTGTTCCGCAACCCGACCGCCTGGCGGGTGATGGACGGCGCGGTCGCCCTGTTCATGCTGGCCCTTTGCGTGCTTCTATGGACCCGACCGCTCACCTGA
- a CDS encoding FMN-binding negative transcriptional regulator, protein MYTPPLFTETDTATLIALIRANALGVLVTHAHGSLDANHIPFIVDETRGPAGVLIAHVARANSMWTAVADGDAVMVVFRGAQGYVSPNWYPSKHETHRHVPTWNYEVVHVHGTIRVIDDEKFVRGAVARLTREHESRLPAPWKMSDAPADYLAEELAHIVGIEIDIARLEGKRKLSQNRDARDFEGAVAGVEGSGNPGLAYAMRVARTVS, encoded by the coding sequence ATGTATACGCCGCCCCTGTTCACCGAGACCGACACCGCGACGCTCATCGCACTGATCCGTGCGAACGCGCTCGGTGTCCTGGTGACTCACGCACACGGATCGCTCGACGCGAACCATATCCCCTTCATCGTCGACGAGACGCGTGGCCCGGCCGGCGTGTTGATCGCCCATGTCGCACGTGCCAATTCCATGTGGACGGCCGTGGCCGATGGCGATGCCGTCATGGTGGTATTCCGCGGCGCGCAGGGTTACGTCTCGCCGAACTGGTATCCGAGCAAGCACGAGACCCATCGCCATGTGCCGACGTGGAACTACGAGGTGGTGCATGTGCACGGCACGATACGGGTGATCGACGACGAAAAATTCGTGCGTGGCGCCGTGGCGCGCCTGACGCGTGAGCACGAGTCGCGCTTGCCCGCGCCATGGAAGATGAGCGATGCACCGGCAGACTACCTCGCGGAGGAACTCGCCCACATTGTCGGCATCGAGATCGATATCGCGAGGCTCGAAGGAAAGCGAAAGCTTAGCCAGAACCGGGATGCGCGGGATTTCGAGGGTGCCGTGGCCGGTGTAGAAGGCAGTGGAAACCCCGGCCTGGCTTATGCCATGCGCGTGGCCCGGACCGTCAGCTGA
- a CDS encoding VOC family protein, which produces MNMETVEIKAFVPARDFELSKSFYTDLGFTVAFSSDDLAYLHAGDCSFLLQAFYVEDHASNFMMHMLVADVDAWWQHVVATKLVERYGVKAHPPEDRPWAIRDFVLMDPAGVMWRIGTNIDRG; this is translated from the coding sequence ATGAACATGGAAACGGTCGAGATCAAGGCGTTCGTGCCTGCACGCGATTTCGAACTCTCGAAGTCCTTCTACACCGACCTCGGCTTCACGGTCGCCTTCTCCTCCGACGACCTGGCTTACCTGCACGCGGGTGACTGCTCGTTCCTCCTGCAGGCTTTCTATGTGGAGGATCACGCGTCGAATTTCATGATGCACATGCTCGTGGCCGACGTGGACGCGTGGTGGCAGCACGTCGTCGCGACGAAGCTGGTCGAGCGCTATGGGGTGAAGGCGCATCCGCCGGAAGACCGGCCGTGGGCCATCCGGGACTTCGTGCTGATGGACCCGGCCGGGGTGATGTGGCGGATCGGGACCAACATCGACCGCGGGTAA
- a CDS encoding DUF1801 domain-containing protein, producing the protein MKTTSADTASASALIDERIASLGDWRGETLARMRQLIHDALPDVVETWKWRGTPVWEHGGILCTGESYKDKVKLTFAKGASLADPGKLFNASLEGNARRAIDIAEGVQVDATKFKALVKAAAALNAAKKASAKRAK; encoded by the coding sequence ATGAAAACGACCTCGGCCGATACGGCCTCGGCATCCGCGTTGATCGACGAGCGCATCGCCAGTCTTGGCGACTGGCGCGGTGAGACGCTCGCGCGGATGCGCCAGCTCATCCACGACGCGTTGCCCGACGTGGTGGAAACGTGGAAGTGGCGGGGCACGCCCGTGTGGGAGCACGGCGGCATCCTCTGCACCGGCGAAAGCTACAAGGACAAGGTGAAGCTCACCTTCGCCAAGGGTGCCTCGCTCGCGGACCCGGGCAAGCTGTTCAACGCAAGCCTGGAGGGGAATGCGCGCCGCGCGATCGACATCGCCGAAGGCGTCCAGGTGGACGCAACGAAGTTCAAGGCACTGGTCAAGGCCGCGGCGGCACTCAACGCCGCGAAGAAAGCGAGCGCCAAACGCGCCAAATGA
- a CDS encoding phytanoyl-CoA dioxygenase family protein — MSMSIPAPGALATAFARDGVAILPPLISEHECEHLAGLVAAEVPCAAGSRSLLDLEEVRGVAERLACHPSVAALLPEGARAIQCSLFAKSAATNWYVTPHQDLSIAVPARHDREGWSAWSVKEGIWFAQPPVPTLESVVAIRVQLDPESAVTGPLEVVPGSHRLGRLSHAEVLAAADRGLVPCHVERGGAVAMRPLIVHASARALSDIPRRVLHFVYATGDLA, encoded by the coding sequence ATGTCCATGAGCATTCCCGCGCCCGGCGCCCTGGCCACGGCCTTCGCGCGAGACGGCGTCGCCATCCTGCCGCCGCTGATTTCCGAGCACGAATGCGAGCACCTGGCTGGCCTGGTGGCCGCCGAGGTGCCTTGTGCGGCCGGATCCCGCTCGCTACTGGATCTTGAGGAAGTGCGCGGCGTGGCCGAGCGGCTGGCCTGCCATCCCTCGGTCGCCGCGCTGCTTCCCGAGGGAGCCCGGGCGATCCAGTGCTCGCTGTTCGCAAAATCGGCAGCGACCAACTGGTACGTGACCCCGCACCAGGACCTCAGCATCGCCGTTCCGGCACGCCACGATCGCGAGGGCTGGTCGGCCTGGTCGGTGAAGGAAGGCATCTGGTTCGCACAGCCGCCGGTGCCCACGCTGGAATCCGTCGTGGCGATCCGCGTGCAACTCGACCCCGAAAGCGCGGTCACCGGACCGCTGGAAGTCGTGCCCGGCAGCCATCGCCTCGGTCGCCTCTCCCACGCCGAAGTGCTGGCCGCCGCGGATCGTGGCCTGGTGCCGTGCCATGTCGAGCGCGGCGGCGCCGTCGCGATGCGCCCACTGATCGTCCACGCTTCCGCCAGGGCACTGTCCGACATCCCGCGACGCGTCCTGCACTTCGTCTACGCCACCGGCGACCTGGCCTGA
- a CDS encoding methyltransferase domain-containing protein has protein sequence MPPMIDSPAAFLELLENDATWRARGAFRWRADAADRLDLWLVSLDDPSLRQRAETLLDAMAAVDQSLFDQLRGAIRAGEGRAALAPWLDVGVPVGAHYDALDALLAGVFAIDEPASHDAAPPAGMVFYQPTPARHIVDAIGRAGLSRDDHVVDLGSGLGHVPMLLRVLSDASVSGVEREPAYVECARNAATALGLHDVSFHCADAREADYSRTTVFYLFTPFTGTVLRDVVLRIAREASHRSLRVIALGPCTRTFARQAWLRSDAADPEAADRVVIFRS, from the coding sequence ATGCCGCCGATGATCGATTCGCCGGCGGCCTTCCTCGAACTGCTTGAAAACGATGCGACGTGGCGCGCGCGCGGCGCATTTCGCTGGCGCGCCGATGCCGCAGACCGGCTGGATCTCTGGCTGGTGTCGCTCGATGACCCCAGCCTTCGGCAGCGCGCGGAAACCCTGCTGGACGCGATGGCCGCGGTCGACCAGAGCCTGTTCGACCAGTTGCGCGGGGCGATCCGTGCAGGCGAGGGCAGGGCGGCCCTGGCGCCGTGGCTCGACGTGGGCGTGCCGGTGGGCGCGCATTACGATGCCCTGGATGCCTTGCTCGCCGGCGTGTTTGCCATCGACGAGCCGGCGTCACACGACGCGGCCCCACCCGCCGGCATGGTTTTCTACCAGCCGACCCCGGCACGCCACATCGTCGATGCCATCGGGCGGGCCGGCCTTTCGCGCGACGACCACGTGGTGGATCTGGGCTCGGGGCTTGGCCATGTGCCGATGCTGCTACGCGTCCTCAGCGACGCTTCCGTGTCGGGTGTCGAGCGTGAGCCGGCGTACGTCGAGTGCGCGCGCAACGCGGCGACGGCACTCGGCTTGCACGATGTGTCGTTCCACTGCGCCGACGCGCGCGAGGCGGATTATTCGCGTACGACGGTGTTCTACCTGTTCACGCCGTTCACCGGCACGGTATTGCGCGATGTCGTGCTGCGGATCGCCCGCGAGGCGTCGCACCGTTCGCTACGTGTCATCGCACTCGGTCCCTGCACGCGCACGTTCGCTCGCCAGGCGTGGCTACGCAGCGACGCCGCCGATCCGGAAGCCGCCGATCGCGTGGTCATCTTCCGTAGCTAG
- a CDS encoding glycoside hydrolase family 97 protein → MKPSRYLAALAALVAWPAFATPPLATVVFRDGGRPVLSVTDPQGQGLVDATLGLRIAGSDLTHDLKLIGTTQRTLSEDYRMTTGKRLVRSANFAETRYALQNDKGEKLDVVVRIGNDGVAFRYELPGMTRATVTGEATAYTVPTDARAWLLPYDTANEHERVESPAASAAAGEYGYPLLFRSGERYVLITEANADGRYDGSRLVHATGTPTYAVGLADTRIDSTGITPWRTFIVGDLATVTQSTLVDDLADASKLTDTSWIKPGPVAWSWISDHDSPKSFERQKAFVDFAATNRFPYVLVDEGWSEAWVPELVRYANAKHVDVLLWFPWTKLDTPGKRSDWLTKVKGWGVKGVKVDFMGSDSQERFRWYDATLADTARLQLMVNFHGGTIPHGLARTWPHLMTMEGVRGAENDPPAVGNTIQPFTRNVVGSMDYTPVAFDVGRKEASIAHEVALPIVFESGWTHLADSPEAYTRRPNALAFLDQIPAAWDETKLIGGTPGQDAIFARRSGDRWFIGAIAAGPARRLSVPLASLGVGPWRADIVRDGVGRGDVQRSAQNVGADASLSFDVPANGGFAAILCPVAKGQFANGCYR, encoded by the coding sequence ATGAAGCCGTCGCGCTATCTCGCTGCCCTCGCCGCCCTGGTGGCATGGCCGGCATTTGCCACGCCGCCCCTGGCCACCGTGGTGTTCCGCGACGGGGGCCGTCCCGTGCTCAGCGTCACCGATCCGCAGGGCCAGGGCCTGGTCGACGCCACGCTCGGCCTGCGAATCGCCGGCAGCGACCTTACCCACGACCTGAAGCTCATCGGCACCACGCAGCGCACCCTGAGCGAAGACTATCGAATGACCACGGGCAAGCGCCTCGTGCGCAGCGCGAACTTCGCCGAAACCCGCTATGCCCTGCAGAACGACAAGGGCGAGAAGCTCGACGTCGTGGTCCGCATCGGCAACGACGGCGTCGCGTTCCGCTATGAATTGCCGGGCATGACGCGTGCCACCGTCACCGGCGAAGCCACGGCTTACACCGTGCCGACGGATGCGCGCGCGTGGCTGCTCCCTTACGACACGGCGAACGAACACGAACGGGTGGAAAGCCCGGCGGCCTCGGCCGCCGCGGGCGAATACGGGTACCCGCTGCTGTTCCGTAGCGGCGAGCGCTATGTATTGATCACCGAAGCCAATGCCGATGGCCGCTATGACGGCAGTCGGCTGGTGCATGCCACGGGCACGCCGACCTACGCGGTCGGGCTGGCCGATACGCGCATCGACAGCACGGGCATCACGCCATGGCGCACGTTCATCGTCGGCGACCTCGCCACGGTGACGCAGTCCACCCTGGTCGACGACCTCGCCGATGCCTCGAAGCTCACCGACACGTCATGGATCAAGCCGGGCCCGGTCGCCTGGTCGTGGATCAGCGACCACGACAGTCCGAAGAGCTTCGAGCGGCAGAAAGCGTTCGTGGACTTCGCCGCGACGAACCGCTTCCCCTACGTGCTCGTCGACGAAGGCTGGAGCGAAGCCTGGGTGCCCGAGCTGGTCCGCTATGCCAATGCGAAGCACGTCGACGTGCTGCTCTGGTTCCCATGGACGAAGCTGGATACGCCCGGGAAGCGGTCGGACTGGCTGACCAAGGTCAAGGGCTGGGGCGTGAAGGGCGTCAAGGTCGACTTCATGGGCTCCGATTCACAGGAGCGCTTCCGCTGGTACGACGCCACGCTCGCCGACACGGCGCGCTTGCAGCTCATGGTCAACTTCCATGGTGGCACCATTCCGCATGGTCTCGCGCGCACGTGGCCACACCTGATGACCATGGAGGGCGTGCGCGGCGCGGAGAACGATCCGCCCGCGGTCGGCAATACGATCCAGCCGTTCACCCGCAACGTCGTCGGCTCGATGGACTACACGCCCGTCGCGTTCGACGTGGGCCGCAAGGAGGCCAGCATCGCGCACGAAGTCGCCCTGCCCATCGTCTTCGAATCCGGCTGGACGCATCTTGCCGACAGCCCGGAAGCGTACACGCGGCGACCCAACGCGCTCGCCTTCCTCGACCAGATCCCCGCCGCGTGGGACGAAACGAAGCTGATCGGCGGCACGCCGGGCCAGGATGCGATCTTCGCGCGACGCAGCGGCGATCGCTGGTTCATCGGCGCGATCGCCGCCGGCCCGGCACGCCGACTGAGCGTGCCGCTGGCCTCGCTCGGCGTCGGCCCATGGCGTGCAGACATCGTCCGCGATGGCGTCGGTCGCGGCGACGTGCAACGTTCCGCGCAGAACGTGGGCGCGGATGCCTCGCTGTCGTTCGACGTCCCGGCTAACGGCGGCTTTGCCGCGATCCTGTGCCCGGTGGCGAAGGGTCAGTTCGCGAACGGCTGTTACCGCTGA
- a CDS encoding alpha/beta fold hydrolase — protein sequence MTPLEAMASAIDERERGAPALKPDNEARVVFLDGVARERRPLAVVYVHGFTASQAEGDPAHRAIARACGAHLYLARLHDHGSDAPDAMAGASPERWRDDAEVAYQAGLQLGERVLLVGTSMGASLALDLAARHADTVAGLVAWSPGIRVHDPVQLRAAVLLEGPVVPPGERSPYQRAYWSSVVHSDAYRAIARLFHERMRPEVLRQVCCPVLFGAWDGGDGDRDTLTSVAAMREAFEWLGTPREARRFIAYDHAAHVLANPHRSPAAGRVRVDALGFLGEAGLLDIAHRP from the coding sequence GTGACGCCGCTGGAAGCGATGGCGTCGGCCATCGACGAGCGCGAGCGGGGCGCCCCCGCACTCAAACCCGACAACGAAGCGCGCGTGGTGTTCCTCGACGGCGTCGCTCGCGAGCGACGTCCGCTGGCCGTCGTCTACGTGCACGGCTTCACCGCGAGCCAGGCCGAAGGCGACCCCGCTCATCGCGCGATCGCCCGGGCCTGTGGCGCACACCTCTACCTGGCCCGCCTGCACGACCACGGCAGCGATGCGCCGGATGCGATGGCCGGCGCATCGCCCGAGCGCTGGCGCGACGATGCCGAAGTGGCCTACCAGGCCGGCCTGCAGTTGGGCGAGCGCGTGCTGTTGGTCGGAACCTCGATGGGTGCGTCGCTGGCGCTTGACCTTGCCGCCCGGCATGCCGACACGGTGGCCGGGCTGGTGGCGTGGTCGCCCGGGATCCGCGTGCACGATCCCGTCCAGCTGCGTGCTGCGGTGTTGCTCGAAGGTCCGGTCGTCCCGCCGGGCGAGCGTTCGCCGTACCAGCGCGCCTATTGGTCGTCGGTGGTCCACTCGGATGCGTACCGCGCCATCGCCCGGCTCTTCCACGAACGCATGCGCCCCGAGGTGCTGCGACAGGTGTGCTGCCCGGTGCTGTTCGGCGCATGGGACGGCGGTGACGGTGACCGTGACACGCTGACCTCGGTGGCGGCGATGCGCGAAGCCTTCGAGTGGCTGGGCACGCCTCGGGAAGCTCGCCGGTTCATCGCTTACGACCACGCCGCACACGTTCTTGCGAATCCGCATCGGTCCCCGGCGGCAGGACGCGTCCGGGTGGATGCCCTCGGCTTCCTGGGCGAAGCCGGACTGCTCGACATCGCGCATCGGCCATAG
- a CDS encoding response regulator, with the protein MKIDRGSGKRAGPVMLSEVAERLRNPRIDRIVASFREYHVSLMRTVLLGFIVVWTAAWLDGPVPMARESHLAFPVAMVLFVASTFWMLFVRARWMTVTPRVDAIGQVANFAMVALLLKAGFMLDITVTAVLPFLSVAVGMRYSQRAFAASVVASVLILGFTAPEGYWLGRPAYALYALALTVVLPMTLYRMIDALREVSAEAIASREAQHRFISMMSHEMRTPLSTVIHSASLIDTAAMNDDQRRLMALLSTSANALLHRVNAVLDVASFAGGSFNLRQQPFAFDEVLATVGAVCRPAAAEKRIAFSVSRDASVEGVFTGDPGRIEQVLSNLASNALKFTPPGGTVDVRVELFEGIGGRDPVIVCTVADTGIGIADADKQRIFDPFHQVSAGESRRQEGVGLGLYIVRNVSGQMNGHLDVTDNPLGGSVFTWRFPLPRAAHGARSMADMPLVDLLDTHRARVASQRCLVVDDNAANREIVGRILERAGHRPVFSESGDEALRRMDDDAFDLIFMDLHMPGSSGWDVLGRIEVMRRSQAVPPIVMLSADSSQDAVRIAFKAGARAYLTKPIAAQRLLDIIEAIAAEHSLARAARVWQPDLPGVDTRQPAAVPLDEMRTLSSPAEFASFLDLCSTASDGHVDALREAMLCHDITSASESLHALRNVLGNLGVPGASRVCDDLGVLIDAGGDMAPAVAELDELCRSVGHYVAMQRRRPDVVAGSPA; encoded by the coding sequence ATGAAGATCGATCGCGGTAGCGGCAAGCGTGCCGGGCCGGTGATGCTCAGCGAGGTCGCCGAGCGGTTGCGCAATCCGCGCATCGACCGCATCGTGGCGAGCTTCCGCGAGTATCACGTGTCGCTTATGCGCACGGTGTTGCTTGGATTCATCGTCGTCTGGACAGCCGCCTGGCTGGACGGTCCCGTGCCCATGGCGCGGGAATCCCACCTTGCCTTCCCCGTGGCCATGGTCCTGTTCGTGGCCAGCACCTTCTGGATGCTGTTCGTCCGCGCGCGCTGGATGACGGTCACCCCGCGGGTCGACGCCATCGGCCAGGTCGCGAACTTCGCGATGGTGGCACTCCTGCTCAAAGCGGGCTTCATGCTCGACATCACCGTGACCGCCGTTCTGCCGTTCCTGTCGGTGGCCGTCGGCATGCGTTACAGCCAGCGGGCGTTCGCCGCCAGCGTCGTGGCCTCGGTACTGATCCTTGGCTTCACCGCGCCGGAGGGGTATTGGCTTGGCCGCCCCGCCTATGCGCTCTATGCGCTGGCGCTCACCGTCGTCCTGCCGATGACGCTGTACCGGATGATCGACGCGCTTCGTGAGGTGTCCGCCGAGGCGATCGCGTCGCGCGAGGCCCAGCATCGGTTCATCTCGATGATGAGCCACGAGATGCGTACGCCGCTCAGCACCGTGATCCATTCGGCCTCGCTGATCGACACCGCCGCGATGAACGACGACCAGCGCCGGTTGATGGCGCTGCTGTCCACCAGCGCGAACGCCTTGCTGCACCGGGTCAATGCCGTGCTCGACGTGGCCTCGTTCGCCGGCGGCAGTTTCAACCTGCGCCAGCAGCCGTTCGCCTTCGACGAGGTGCTGGCGACGGTCGGCGCCGTGTGCCGCCCCGCCGCTGCCGAGAAGCGGATCGCCTTCAGTGTGTCGCGCGATGCGTCGGTGGAGGGCGTGTTCACCGGCGACCCGGGCCGCATCGAGCAGGTGCTGTCCAACCTCGCCTCCAATGCGCTCAAGTTCACCCCGCCCGGTGGCACGGTGGATGTGCGCGTCGAGCTCTTCGAAGGCATCGGCGGGCGCGACCCGGTGATCGTCTGCACCGTCGCCGATACCGGCATCGGCATCGCCGACGCGGACAAACAGCGCATCTTCGATCCGTTCCACCAGGTGAGCGCGGGGGAAAGCCGGCGGCAGGAAGGTGTCGGCCTGGGCCTGTACATCGTGCGCAACGTGTCCGGCCAGATGAATGGCCACCTCGACGTCACCGACAATCCGCTGGGCGGTTCGGTGTTTACCTGGCGCTTCCCGCTGCCGCGCGCGGCGCATGGTGCGCGCAGCATGGCCGACATGCCGCTGGTGGACCTGCTCGATACCCATCGCGCCCGGGTGGCGTCGCAACGCTGCCTGGTGGTCGACGACAACGCGGCGAACCGCGAGATCGTAGGCCGCATCCTCGAGCGCGCGGGCCATCGTCCCGTGTTCAGCGAGAGCGGCGACGAAGCGTTGCGGCGCATGGACGACGATGCGTTCGACCTGATCTTCATGGACCTGCACATGCCCGGGAGCTCGGGCTGGGACGTGCTTGGCCGCATCGAGGTGATGCGCCGCAGCCAGGCGGTGCCGCCGATCGTCATGCTCAGTGCGGACTCGAGCCAGGACGCCGTGCGCATCGCGTTCAAGGCGGGCGCCCGCGCTTACCTCACCAAGCCGATCGCAGCGCAGCGCCTGCTCGACATCATCGAAGCCATCGCGGCTGAGCACTCGCTGGCACGCGCGGCCAGGGTGTGGCAACCCGACTTGCCCGGTGTCGACACACGCCAGCCGGCTGCCGTGCCGCTGGACGAGATGCGCACGCTGTCCAGCCCGGCTGAATTCGCCAGCTTCCTCGACCTGTGTTCGACGGCATCGGATGGCCACGTGGACGCCTTGCGCGAGGCGATGCTCTGCCACGACATCACCTCGGCGTCGGAATCCCTGCATGCGCTACGCAATGTGCTGGGTAACCTGGGCGTGCCCGGGGCGAGTCGTGTCTGCGACGACCTCGGCGTGCTGATCGATGCGGGTGGCGACATGGCGCCGGCCGTGGCGGAACTGGACGAGCTGTGCCGATCGGTCGGCCATTACGTGGCGATGCAGCGTCGCCGTCCGGATGTCGTCGCCGGCAGCCCTGCGTGA